A window of Anomalospiza imberbis isolate Cuckoo-Finch-1a 21T00152 chromosome 4, ASM3175350v1, whole genome shotgun sequence contains these coding sequences:
- the NCAPG gene encoding condensin complex subunit 3: protein MGAKKKLQVQEAFQLAQKPHQNHAKLVVALKSTYAQLDDKEGFNEKFIHFLKYAMIIYRREPAVERVINFAAGFVTSFYHTEKEDGSNEGEEDNLLLNYVFKFLLESHNVNSHAVRFRTCQLVNKILGNMPENAEIDDDLFDKINEAMLIRLKDKFPSVRIQAVLALSRLQDPKDENCPVVNIYSTLLENDSNSDVRRAVLSCIAPSERTLPIIVGRTMDVKEAVRKLAYEVLAEKVHMRALTIAQRVKLLQQGLNDRSDAVKEVMKKKLLQAWLQFTEGDILELLHRLDIENCPEVANPVLNAMFSLYPLHDIVQNCKNLDSRKLIPQEDLTAENVLYWRCLCEYLKSKGEEGEDLLEQMLPEPAIYADYLLSYLQNMPILSEEQKEDFNCFENLMTKEFIGQQLILIIGCMDTMEEGGRKHLLVILQKILILPSTSTVLIPPLVERLLSIVKDEDRRIQIIAEIISEVREPIVAIDQPIDAAEIRKRELKLAEIKVKLFEEKQALEECITLQDFNKASVLKEKITELEHTKNDLIKTTEQTEIKEMRVEKNDPETLLKCLMMCYEVLKIMSLSKGISPTINEIIQSLVLPGVTNVHPAVRNMAVLCLGCCTLQNKEFAQQQLPLLLQVLQIDNIKIKLSALKAIFDQLMLFGIEPFKTRRGNDSQSESAHIRTENGEDESETIEEEEETATVHSLLKLLSGFLDSEYSELRTEAAEGIAKLMFSGRLISAKLLSRLVLLWYNPVTEEDTRLRHCLGVFFPLFAYANRSNQECFEEAYLPTLQTLLNAPATSPLAEVDISNVSELLVDLTRPSGLKCQSKKSQDYQELTVHDTLAMKICNEILADPTAPDVRIYAKALHSLELSSSSTENLLVLLNEIQEKVEDKPCQRAIEKTQMKLSKDLNVGKNQSERTEETGVSERTQERDITLSENTAHNEEENNKDALHTPVNEVKETANLRSTRNKTGKGQRKASAVRSVSRRKTGASVKRSLESCDRIPEPVPVSSSRPQRRAKTLALEKTRMNLSRLLNEEKDE from the exons ttggatGATAAAGAAGGCTTTAATGAAAAATTCATTCACTTCCTCAAGTATGCTATGATAATCTACAGGCGGGAACCTGCAGTGGAACGAGTGATCAATTTTGCAGCTGGATTTGTTACTTCGTTCTATCACACGGAGAAAGAAGATGGTAGTAATGAGGGAGAAGAAGATAATTTACTTCTGAATTATGTGTTTAAATTTCTGCTTGAG TCTCACAATGTGAACAGCCATGCAGTTAGGTTTCGAACATGTCAGCTTGTTAATAAGATTTTGGGAAATATGCCTGAGAATGCTGAGATTGATGATGACTTATTTgataaaattaatgaagccatgCTGATTAGACTTAAAGATAAATTTCCAAGTGTGAGAATTCAAGCTGTCTTGGCCCTGTCAAGACTTCAAGATCCTAAGGATGAAAACTGCCCTGTTGTTAATA tttacaGCACGTTGCTTGAAAATGATTCAAACTCAGATGTGAGACGTGCCGTGCTGTCATGTATCGCTCCATCAGAAAGGACTTTGCCAATAATTGTAGGCCGCACCATGGATGTAAAGGAGGCTGTCAGAAAGCTGGCATATGAG gttttggCAGAAAAAGTTCACATGAGAGCTCTGACAATAGCACAGAGAGTTAAATTGTTGCAACAAGGACTTAATGACAGATCTG ATGCTGTAAAGGAGGTAATGAAGAAGAAGCTACTTCAAGCCTGGTTACAATTCACTGAAGGGGATATTTTAGAATTGCTTCATAGACTGGATATAGAAAACTGCCCAGAAGTGGCCAACCCAGTACTAAATGCTATGTTTTCATTATATCCACTTCATGACATTGTTCAGAACTGTAAAAACCTTGACAGCAG aaAGCTGATTCCACAGGAGGATTTAACAGCTGAGAATGTGTTATATTGGAGATGTCTTTGTGAATATCTAAAATCAAAAGGTGAAGAAGGAGAAGATTTACTAGAACAGATGTTGCCAGAACCAGCTATATATGCAGATTATTTATTGAG TTATCTTCAAAATATGCCAATTCTCAGTGAAGAGCAAAAAGAAGATTTTAATTGTTTTGAAAACCTGATGACAAAAGAATTCATAGGCCAACAACTGATTCTAATCATAGGCTGCATGGATACCATGGAAGAGGGAGGAAG AAAGCATCTATTAGTTATTTTACAAAAGATCCTCATTTTACCTTCAACTTCAACGGTACTTATACCTCCACTTGTTGAAAGATTGCTCAGTATTGTAAAGGATGAGGACAGAAGGATTCAAATT ATTGCAGAAATTATATCAGAAGTTCGTGAGCCAATTGTTGCAATTGACCAGCCAATTGATGCTGCTGAAATAAGAAAGCGGGAGCTAAAG CTGGCTGAAATAAAAGTGAAactttttgaagaaaaacaagCTTTGGAAGAATGCATTACTCTTCAAGATTTTAATAAAGCATCagtattaaaagagaaaataactgAGTTGGAACACACAAAAAATGATCTGATAAAAACCACAGAGCaaactgaaattaaagaaatgcGTGTGGAGAAG AATGATCCTGAAACACTGTTGAAGTGTCTGATGATGTGCTATGAGGTTCTGAAGATCATGTCTCTTTCTAAAGGAATCAGTCCAACCATTAATGAAATCATTCAATCTCTG GTACTTCCAGGTGTAACTAATGTCCACCCAGCTGTGAGAAATATGGCAGTTCTGTGTTTGGGTTGCTGTACCCTTCAGAACAAAGAATTTGCCCAACAACAGCTTCCATTGCTGTTACAG GTTTTACAAATAGATAACATAAAGATAAAGCTCAGTGCTTTAAAGGCAATCTTCGATCAACTAATGCTGTTTGGAATTGAGCCTTTTAAAACCAGAAGAGGCAATGACTCTCAAAGTGAAAGTGCACACATTAGAACTGAAAATGGTGAGGATGAAAGTGAAACAatagaggaagaagaggagactgCCACAGTTCACAGCCTTCTGAAGCTTCTTTCTGGTTTCTTAGATAGCGAG TATTCAGAACTTAGGACTGAAGCTGCAGAAGGCATTGCCAAACTGATGTTCTCTGGGAGGCTGATCAGTGCCAAGCTCCTTTCTCGTCTTGTTTTGCTGTGGTATAATCCCGTGACTGAAGAGGATACTCGGCTCCGACATTGTCTGGGAGTTTTCTTCCCTTTATTTGCTTATGCAAATAG GTCTAACCAGGAGTGCTTTGAAGAAGCTTATCTTCCAACTCTGCAAACACTCTTAAATGCTCCTGCAACATCACCTTTGGCTGAAGTAGATATCAGTAATGTTTCTGAACTGTTAGTGGACCTGACCAGACCAAGTGGACTGAAATGTCAGTCCAAGAAGTCTCAGGACTATCAG GAGTTAACAGTGCATGATACTTTAGCCATGAAAATTTGCAATGAAATCCTGGCAGATCCAACTGCACCAGATGTCCGTATTTATGCAAAAGCTTTACATTCTCTAGAACTCAGTAGTTCTTCTACTGAGAATCTTCTGGTGTTGCTCAATGAGATTCAAGAG AAAGTGGAAGATAAGCCATGTCAAAGAGCTATTGAGAAGACCCAAATGAAATTGAGCAAGGATCTTAATGTGGGCAAAAACCAATCTGAAAGAACTGAGGAAACAGGTGTCTCTGAAAGGACACAGGAAAGAGACATCACATTGTCTGAAAATACTGCTCACAATGAAGAAG aaaataataaagatgCTCTTCATACTCCAGTTAATGAAGTTAAAGAAACTGCAAATTTAAGATCTacaagaaacaaaactggcaaAG